A single region of the Triticum dicoccoides isolate Atlit2015 ecotype Zavitan chromosome 2B, WEW_v2.0, whole genome shotgun sequence genome encodes:
- the LOC119362987 gene encoding protein ANTI-SILENCING 1-like, with product MGESNENIQFSWGKKRAKGGAKMDTQFYGSFTFDNVKYSLYDCVYLFKNGESEPYIGKIVKIWQQNEAKKVKILWFFTPDEIRNYLRGPVAENEIFLASGDGTGLADINPLESIAGKCTVVCISKDERNRQPTPKEQTVADYIFYRFFDVGNCTLSEQVPEKIAGLEVNALLNPKDEQVICYPDQDVQGMDQKVGAGLVAPLTQSAAKMEDEIPVAPLPQSAAKMEDEIPVAAVPLSQSVAISLPPSVKEVDKVQVAAVPLPLAVEEDVPKPTQKVFKRTQSTQKVLSDKMPSKKLKISQDLTTKNMPSKKSKLSQDLTTQSMAPVPDVKVRSVPSAELPTRQADRRKWFKPQPWHEKLTQADREGRLVYIQNLDIRFGASEIVELIREALQLSCTAKPINHPTYDDPNNGKAYVVFNSRNIADDAVMKINSGLVVGGRPLYCSKGLLKVPKPASGALVGHLTISNQKMNPRQREEQKKAVSTSHCSQPNTIEYDLALDWMLVREKQAMKFSILHKRHAGERKSFAAKMEK from the exons ATGGGTGAAAGTAACGAGAATATCCAGTTTTCGTGGGGAAAGAAGAGAGCAAAAGGTGGTGCCAAGATGGATACACAGTTCTATGGTTCCTTCACATTTGACAATGTGAAGTACTCACTGTATGACTGTGTATATCTTTTTAAAAATGGTGAATCTGAACCATACATTGGAAAGATAGTAAAGATATGGCAGCAGAATGAAGCTAAGAAAGTAAAGATTCTTTGGTTTTTCACCCCGGATGAGATCAGAAATTATTTAAGAGGCCCCGTGGCGGAGAATGAGATATTTCTTGCTTCTGGTGATGGCACTGGCCTTGCCGATATCAACCCGCTG GAATCTATTGCTGGTAAATGCACTGTTGTTTGCATTTCAAAGGATGAAAGGAATCGCCAGCCTACCCCAAAGGAACAAACGGTCGCTGATTATATCTTCTATAGGTTTTTTGATGTTGGAAACTGCACACTTTCTGAGCAAGTACCTGAGAAAATTGCAGGGCTGGAAG TCAACGCGCTGCTTAATCCTAAAGATGAGCAAGTTATATGTTACCCGGATCAGGATGTGCAAGGCATGGATCAGAAGGTGGGTGCAGGTCTGGTTGCACCCCTTACGCAATCAGCGGCTAAGATGGAGGATGAAATTCCTGTTGCACCCCTTCCGCAATCAGCTGCTAAGATGGAGGATGAAATTCCTGTTGCTGCAGTTCCCCTTTCCCAGTCAGTGGCCATTTCTCTTCCCCCATCAGTCAAAGAGGTGGATAAAGTTCAGGTTGCTGCTGTTCCTCTTCCCCTAGCAGTTGAGGAGGATGTTCCCAAACCCACACAAAAAGTTTTCAAACGTACACAGAGTACACAGAAAGTTCTCTCTGATAAGATGCCTTCAAAGAAGTTGAAAATATCTCAAGATCTCACAACGAAGAATATGCCTTCAAAGAAGTCGAAACTATCTCAAGATCTTACAACACAGAGTATGGCCCCAGTTCCTGACGTGAAAGTTCGCTCTGTTCCTTCGGCGGAACTACCAACAAGGCAGGCT GACAGAAGAAAATGGTTCAAACCACAG CCATGGCATGAAAAACTAACACAAGCTGATAGGGAGGGGAGGCTGGTGTATATTCAGAATCTTGACATACGGTTTGGAGCTTCTGAAATAGTG GAACTTATTCGTGAGGCACTACAACTATCTTGTACTGCTAAGCCTATTAACCACCCGACCTACGATGATCCTAACAATG GAAAAGCATATGTTGTATTCAATTCTAGAAATATTGCTGATGACGCTGTTATGAAAATCAATTCAGGTTTGGTTGTGGGTGGAAG ACCCCTTTACTGCAGCAAAGGGTTACTTAAGGTCCCAAAACCAGCTTCAGGAGCTCTGGTTGGGCACTTAACCATCAGTAATCAGAAAATGAACCCAAGACAACGAGAAGAGCAG AAGAAGGCAGTGTCAACATCACATTGTTCTCAACCCAATACAATAGAATATGACCTGGCCTTGGACTGGATGCTTGTCCGAGAAAAGCAAGCAATGAAGTTCAGTATACTTCATAAG AGGCACGCGGGTGAGAGGAAGTCGTTTGCAGCAAAGATGGAGAAGTAA